A genomic segment from Odontesthes bonariensis isolate fOdoBon6 chromosome 8, fOdoBon6.hap1, whole genome shotgun sequence encodes:
- the ing3 gene encoding inhibitor of growth protein 3 produces the protein MLYLEDYLEMIEQLPMDLRDRFTEMREMDLQVQNATDQLEQKVIEFFTNAKKNKPEWREEQMEVIKKDYYKALEDADEKVQLANQIYDLVDRHLRKLDQELAKFKMELEADNAGITEILERRSLEMDSPSQPVNNHHVHSHTTAEKRKYSAPTHHTTEHVPEKKFKSEVLLSTLTSDASKENTPGCRTNSTSSSTNNVYSVNSSQPLASYNLSALPAGPGAGAGAITMAAAQAVQATAQMKDGRRTSSLKASYEAIKNNDFQLGREFSLSRDNTGYSSSALASTLTQTLTPTTTSDSRGRKSKSSIKSSNHQSSSSSSSSSLSSCSSSSALAQELSQQASALPEAEANSQVDWTYDPNEPRYCICNQVSYGEMVGCDNTDCPIEWFHYGCVGLTEAPKGKWYCPQCTAAMKRRGSRHK, from the exons ATGTTGTACCTCGAGGATTATCTCGAAA TGATCGAGCAGCTACCCATGGATCTCCGCGACAGGTTTACGGAAATGCGAGAGATGGACCTGCAGGTTCAGA ATGCCACAGATCAGCTCGAGCAGAAGGTGATCGAGTTCTTCACCAACGCCAAGAAGAACAAACCCGAGTGGAGAGAGGAGCAGATGGAGGTCATCAAAAAG GATTATTACAAAGCTCTGGAAGACGCGGATGAGAAGGTCCAGCTGGCCAATCAGATTTATGATCTG GTGGACCGTCACCTGCGTAAACTGGACCAGGAACTCGCTAAGTTCAAGATGGAGCTGGAAGCCGACAACGCCGGAATCACAGAGATCCTGGAGAGAA GATCGCTGGAGATGGACAGCCCGTCTCAGCCGGTCAACAACCATCACGTCCACTCGCACACCACAGCCGAGA AGAGGAAGTACAGCGCTCCGACTCACCACACCACCGAACACGTTCCAGAGAAGAAGTTCAAGTCTGAGGTGCTGCTGTCCACGCTCACGTCGGACGCCTCCAAGGAGAACACGCCAG GCTGTCGTACCAACAGCACGTCCTCGTCCACCAACAACGTGTACAGCGTGAACTCCTCCCAGCCCCTGGCCTCCTACAACCTGAGCGCCCTGCCTGCGGGGCCCGGGGCCGGCGCCGGGGCCATCACCATGGCTGCGGCTCAGGCAGTGCAGGCCACAGCACAG ATGAAGGATGGCCGGAGGACCTCCAGCCTCAAAGCCAGCTACGAGGCCATCAAAAACAACGACTTCCAGCTGGGCCGAGAGTTCTCCCTGTCCCGGGACAACACGGGCTACTCCTCCTCCGCCCTGGCCTCCACCCTCACCCAGACCCTcacccccaccaccacctccgACTCCAGGGGCCGCAAGTCCAA GAGCAGCATCAAGTCTTCCAACCACCAGTCCTCCTCTTCGTCCTCGTCCTCCTCGCTCTCATCGTGCTCCTCCTCGTCGGCGCTGGCTCAGGAGCTTTCCCAGCAGGCGTCTGCGCTGCCCGAAGCCGAGGCCAACAGCCAGGTGGACTGGACCTACGACCCCAACGAGCCCCGATACTGCATCTGCAACCAG GTTTCTTACGGAGAAATGGTCGGCTGTGACAACACAGAC TGTCCCATCGAGTGGTTCCACTACGGCTGTGTGGGTCTGACCGAGGCTCCCAAGGGGAAGTGGTACTGTCCCCAGTGCACGGCCGCCATGAAGAGGAGAGGCAGCCGCCACAAATAG
- the tspan12 gene encoding tetraspanin-12, with product MAREDAVRCLRCLLYALNLLFWLMSACVLGVAAWIRDSLNTVLTLTAHTRLEEAAILTYSPAVHPVIIAVCCFLIIVAMLGYCGTLRCNLLLLSWYFGSLLVIFCVELASAVWTYDEPSVQRSDMISLKSRMPNYGLQRYQWLTHTWNSFQTEFKCCGVIYFTDWLEMTEMEWPPDSCCTNQYPGCARHAHYHDLTDLHQEGCGPKIYSFIRGTKLLQVLRFLGVSIGVAQILAMALTLTLLWALYYGQKSPELDSQTTPAPPEDCTPVTATSETWADAAKSGCSRIIKGRPSEPKPHQLEMERLHAVP from the exons atgGCTCGGGAGGACGCAGTGAGGTGTCTGCGGTGCCTGCTGTACGCGCTCAACCTGCTGTTCTGG CTGATGTCAGCGTGTGTGCTGGGGGTGGCAGCGTGGATCAGAGACTCTCTGAACACCGTCCTGACCCTGACGGCCCACACCAG gctGGAGGAAGCGGCCATCCTCACATATTCTCCAGCTGTCCATCCCGTCATCATCGCCGTGTGCTGTTTCCTCATCATCGTGGCCATGCTGGGATACTGCGGCACGCTCAGATGTAACCTGCTCCTTCTGTCCTGG TACTTTGGCAGTCTGTTGGTGatcttctgtgtggagttggccAGTGCTGTGTGGACGTATGACGAG CCCTCAGTGCAGCGCTCTGACATGATCAGTCTGAAGTCTCGGATGCCAAACTACGGCCTGCAGCGTTACCAGTggctcacacacacctggaacAGCTTCCAGACGGAG TTCAAATGCTGCGGGGTGATCTACTTCACTGACTGGCTGGAGATGACAGAGATGGAGTGGCCGCCTGACTCCTGCTGCACCAATCAGTATCCAGGCTGCGCTCGCCACGCCCACTACCATGACCTCACCGACCTTCACCAAGAG gGCTGTGGTCCAAAGATCTACAGCTTCATTCGTGGGACGAAGCTGCTGCAGGTTTTGCGTTTCCTGGGCGTGTCCATCGGCGTGGCTCAGATCCTGGCTATGGCGCTCACGCTCACACTGCTCTGGGCGCTTTATTACGGACAAAAGTCTCCAGAGCTGGACTCGCAGACCACCCCTGCACCGCCGGAGGACTGTACGCCGGTCACAGCCACCAGCGAAACCTGGGCCGACGCTGCAAAGTCAGGCTGCAGCCGCATCATTAAAGGCCGTCCCAGCGAGCCGAAGCCACACCAGCTGGAGATGGAGCGGCTTCACGCTGTGCCCTGA